One stretch of Segatella copri DNA includes these proteins:
- a CDS encoding ATP-binding protein, whose translation MKFVDRIREQAVLQTALESKASSFIVIYGRRRLGKSTLIRRVLKDGDIYFEANLSEKTTQLSLLARTIGTEYPGFDSPVYSSWEDIIMAFNYRCKENATLVLDEFPYLVQKDPALPSTLQRILDRRITGVNELRCNIIICGSSQRMMHGLLQGSEPLYGRADRIFILRPVKLPWWQEIINTSAKELVEEYSIWGGVPQYWSQRERFCSLDEAIQELILDEMGNLYDEPARLFMDEVSDIAPYSSIMLAVGSGKQKYSSISDALGKTTAELAKPIKILTEMAFLRKEVPFGENPQKTKKILYRIDDPFMAFYYRFIEPNKSMIALGRGNIAKKFINDGFNGHVAEVWERLCQLAVSGSDIEGHTWGEASRWWGKVPIFEEGKKTPVGNEELEFDVVAEDLFDKNTILVGECKWTAPDYADRLLEKLKRKVALAPFAQGKNVIYLLFLREKPLPGPQPCKVILPDEVASLLHH comes from the coding sequence ATGAAATTCGTAGATAGAATCAGGGAACAAGCTGTTTTACAGACAGCTTTGGAGTCTAAAGCTTCAAGCTTCATTGTGATATACGGACGAAGGAGACTTGGAAAATCAACTCTCATCAGAAGAGTGTTGAAAGATGGAGACATTTACTTTGAAGCCAACCTAAGCGAGAAAACTACCCAGCTAAGTCTGTTGGCACGCACCATAGGCACGGAATATCCGGGCTTCGACAGCCCTGTGTATTCTTCCTGGGAAGACATCATCATGGCTTTCAACTACCGTTGCAAGGAAAACGCAACACTTGTCTTGGACGAGTTCCCATATCTAGTTCAGAAAGATCCAGCATTACCTTCTACTCTACAACGAATCCTCGATAGGCGTATTACCGGAGTAAATGAATTGCGCTGCAACATCATCATCTGCGGCTCTTCACAGAGAATGATGCACGGTCTCTTACAAGGTTCAGAACCTCTTTATGGCAGAGCCGACCGTATTTTCATCCTACGTCCTGTCAAGTTGCCTTGGTGGCAAGAAATCATCAACACCTCAGCCAAGGAACTTGTAGAAGAGTACTCTATATGGGGAGGAGTGCCTCAGTACTGGAGTCAACGAGAAAGATTCTGCTCTTTGGACGAAGCCATTCAAGAACTGATATTAGACGAAATGGGAAATCTCTATGACGAGCCTGCCCGTCTGTTTATGGATGAGGTATCAGATATCGCACCCTATTCGTCAATCATGCTTGCGGTGGGTAGTGGAAAGCAGAAGTATTCCAGCATTTCTGATGCTCTTGGCAAGACTACGGCAGAGCTTGCCAAACCGATAAAAATTCTGACTGAAATGGCTTTCCTCAGAAAGGAAGTACCATTTGGCGAAAATCCGCAGAAGACAAAGAAGATTCTTTATCGGATAGATGACCCATTCATGGCTTTCTACTACAGATTCATCGAACCAAACAAGTCTATGATTGCCTTGGGACGTGGCAACATTGCAAAGAAATTCATCAATGACGGTTTCAACGGTCATGTTGCCGAGGTTTGGGAAAGACTATGTCAGTTGGCTGTCAGTGGTAGCGACATAGAAGGTCACACATGGGGTGAAGCCTCACGCTGGTGGGGCAAGGTTCCCATCTTTGAAGAAGGCAAGAAAACCCCTGTCGGCAACGAGGAACTTGAATTTGATGTTGTTGCAGAAGACCTCTTTGACAAGAACACAATACTTGTAGGAGAATGTAAATGGACAGCCCCTGATTATGCCGACCGACTCTTGGAAAAGTTGAAGAGAAAGGTGGCTCTCGCCCCATTTGCCCAGGGAAAGAATGTAATATACCTCCTTTTCCTAAGAGAAAAGCCCCTACCTGGTCCTCAGCCTTGCAAGGTGATATTGCCAGATGAAGTGGCAAGTTTGCTGCATCATTGA
- a CDS encoding DUF3843 family protein encodes MKKVIFTQEWIALHPYEKADETDLYYTELANEIYHALDEACYTHNFKNMDEAKQLALSIAGYFEDVISGTGIWKTFTEECKQRYGTYIPFYEKESEFIKSTLNEDDPAYDPEEINIADVKFLLWHHYQQSSFVQEAVPFLFGTLELAAKLAYIILDREYETAPENERLLTYLCEMPEIEGNAETTEEDIEKNKELDEIHRRDTLAWFHYGCYFNVGNQKRLQFTLQQMANSPQGLTEPLAYSVQMEMTIAGRNNLLALTSYEWLCKICRNMPTHKLWEDEEFRKKATEQYEKVDHEKAIHDYNLLKAKGYEDKFIFLEDVKTLKEFLKEIEFELPKDIRFPQKYEKGIILSGSPYTGINISFGLAHCIASPENPYYVQERAETDSFGIISGNGLPFPYEIVCKLIENNLIPDANIFTSQYVKEEGLKITQANLQFLADYYLMGRKDKDLSPKELW; translated from the coding sequence ATGAAAAAAGTTATTTTCACCCAAGAATGGATTGCTTTGCATCCATACGAAAAAGCAGACGAAACAGATCTGTATTATACAGAACTCGCCAACGAAATATACCACGCTCTTGACGAGGCGTGCTACACCCATAACTTCAAGAATATGGATGAAGCCAAGCAGCTGGCACTCAGCATTGCCGGTTATTTCGAAGATGTGATTTCGGGCACAGGCATCTGGAAAACTTTCACGGAAGAATGCAAGCAGCGCTACGGCACCTACATTCCTTTCTATGAGAAAGAAAGCGAATTCATCAAGAGTACGCTCAACGAAGATGACCCGGCTTACGACCCAGAGGAAATCAACATCGCTGATGTCAAGTTCCTGCTCTGGCACCATTACCAGCAGAGCAGTTTCGTACAGGAAGCCGTTCCTTTCCTCTTCGGAACTCTGGAACTGGCTGCCAAACTTGCCTATATCATCCTCGACAGAGAGTATGAAACGGCCCCGGAAAACGAGCGTCTTCTGACTTATCTCTGCGAAATGCCTGAGATAGAGGGCAACGCTGAAACGACCGAGGAGGACATCGAGAAGAACAAGGAGTTGGATGAGATTCACCGTCGCGACACCCTGGCGTGGTTCCATTATGGCTGCTATTTCAACGTAGGCAACCAGAAGCGCCTGCAGTTTACCCTCCAGCAGATGGCAAACTCGCCTCAGGGTCTCACCGAACCGCTCGCTTATTCTGTGCAGATGGAAATGACCATCGCCGGCAGAAACAATCTCCTGGCGCTCACTTCTTACGAATGGCTCTGCAAGATTTGCAGGAACATGCCTACCCACAAACTTTGGGAGGATGAGGAGTTCAGAAAGAAGGCTACTGAGCAATATGAAAAGGTGGATCATGAGAAGGCGATTCACGACTATAATCTGCTCAAGGCGAAGGGATACGAAGACAAGTTCATCTTCCTGGAAGATGTGAAGACGCTGAAGGAATTCCTCAAGGAGATTGAATTCGAGTTGCCAAAGGACATCCGATTCCCTCAGAAATACGAGAAAGGCATCATCTTAAGCGGAAGTCCATACACAGGCATCAACATCAGTTTCGGTCTGGCTCATTGCATCGCATCGCCTGAAAACCCATACTATGTACAGGAGCGTGCAGAGACCGACAGCTTTGGCATTATCAGCGGCAATGGTCTCCCATTCCCTTACGAAATTGTCTGCAAACTGATAGAAAACAACCTGATTCCTGACGCAAACATCTTTACAAGCCAGTATGTAAAGGAAGAAGGCTTGAAGATTACGCAGGCAAACCTCCAGTTCCTTGCCGATTACTACCTGATGGGTAGAAAGGATAAAGACCTGTCTCCTAAGGAGTTGTGGTAA
- a CDS encoding DEAD/DEAH box helicase, whose protein sequence is MKTFEELGVSEEIRRAIEELGFENPMPVQEEVIPYLLGNKNDVIALAQTGTGKTASYGIPVIQKTDAKSKQTQAIILSPTRELCLQIADDLNSFAKYIDGLHIAAVYGGTDIGSQIRTLKHGVQIIVATPGRLLDLINRGVAQLENVNNVVLDEADEMLNMGFSESINAIFENVPEDRNTLLFSATMSKDIEKIALNYLHDHKEIVVGSRNEGAEHVNHIYYLVNAKDKYLALKRVVDFYPRIFAIIFCRTKLETQDIADKLIKDGYNAEALHGDLSQQQRDLTMQKFRNHTVQFLVATDVAARGLDVDDLTHVINYGLPDDVASYTHRSGRTGRAGKKGTSISIIHTREKFKVRQIEKQIGKEFVDGILPTPEEICKKQLFKTMDDIMKTDVDEDQIEPYMAEINRQFEYIDKEDIIKKMVTITFGKFLDYYKNAPEIIKPETGKGSRGGEGRGSRGEGRGKVSNGRRKHETEAGFKRLFINLGKADGFYPGEIMQYLNKHVKGRQEVGHIDLLSKFAYIEVPEEDAKRVMKALNGTEYKGRTVRCNDADEEGHGRAARGGRSSEGRGGRGSERGGRGRRGSSDDARDSRDSRGKGGRGSRGESRGGRKSRPQEDTGDWRQFFQNNDNVKFKGEEPNFEEEGWARRRPKKK, encoded by the coding sequence TTGAAGACATTTGAAGAATTAGGCGTGAGCGAGGAGATTCGCCGTGCCATCGAAGAGCTTGGATTTGAGAATCCAATGCCAGTTCAGGAAGAAGTAATCCCATATTTGCTTGGTAATAAGAACGACGTGATTGCGTTGGCGCAGACCGGTACGGGTAAGACTGCATCTTACGGTATTCCGGTTATCCAGAAAACTGATGCCAAAAGCAAGCAGACACAGGCTATCATCCTCAGTCCTACACGTGAGCTCTGTCTCCAGATAGCAGACGATTTGAACAGTTTTGCCAAGTACATCGACGGTTTGCATATTGCCGCAGTTTATGGCGGTACCGACATCGGAAGCCAGATTCGCACCCTGAAGCATGGTGTGCAGATTATCGTGGCTACCCCTGGTCGTCTGCTCGATTTGATTAATCGTGGCGTGGCTCAGTTGGAGAACGTGAACAACGTGGTGCTTGATGAGGCTGACGAGATGCTGAACATGGGCTTCTCTGAGAGCATCAATGCCATCTTTGAGAACGTTCCGGAAGATAGAAACACCCTGCTCTTCTCGGCTACCATGAGCAAGGACATCGAGAAGATTGCCCTCAACTACCTGCACGACCACAAGGAAATCGTAGTGGGTTCGCGCAACGAGGGTGCTGAGCATGTAAACCACATCTACTATCTGGTAAATGCCAAGGACAAGTATCTCGCCCTGAAACGCGTGGTGGATTTCTATCCACGCATCTTTGCAATTATCTTCTGTCGTACCAAGTTGGAGACTCAGGATATTGCAGATAAGCTCATCAAGGATGGTTATAATGCAGAGGCGTTGCACGGCGACTTGAGTCAGCAGCAGCGTGACCTCACCATGCAGAAGTTCCGCAACCATACCGTTCAGTTCCTGGTGGCTACCGATGTGGCTGCTCGTGGTCTGGACGTAGATGATCTGACTCACGTTATCAACTATGGTTTGCCTGATGATGTGGCAAGTTACACCCACCGAAGCGGCCGTACCGGTCGTGCCGGCAAGAAAGGAACATCCATCTCTATCATCCATACCAGAGAGAAGTTCAAGGTTCGCCAGATTGAGAAGCAGATTGGCAAGGAGTTCGTGGATGGCATTTTGCCAACCCCAGAGGAAATCTGCAAGAAGCAGCTCTTCAAGACCATGGACGACATCATGAAGACCGATGTGGATGAGGATCAGATTGAACCATATATGGCTGAAATCAACCGCCAGTTTGAGTACATCGACAAGGAGGACATCATCAAGAAGATGGTGACCATCACCTTCGGTAAGTTCCTCGATTACTATAAGAATGCTCCTGAAATTATCAAGCCTGAGACCGGCAAGGGCTCCCGTGGCGGTGAAGGTCGTGGAAGTCGTGGCGAGGGCCGTGGCAAGGTTTCCAATGGTCGCAGAAAGCATGAGACTGAGGCTGGTTTCAAGAGACTGTTCATCAACCTGGGTAAGGCGGATGGTTTCTATCCGGGCGAAATCATGCAGTATCTGAACAAGCACGTGAAGGGTCGCCAGGAGGTTGGTCACATCGACCTGCTGAGTAAGTTTGCCTACATCGAGGTGCCTGAGGAGGATGCGAAGCGTGTGATGAAGGCATTGAACGGAACTGAGTACAAGGGCAGAACCGTGAGATGTAACGATGCTGATGAGGAAGGTCATGGCAGAGCAGCCCGCGGCGGACGCAGTTCTGAGGGCAGAGGCGGTCGTGGTTCAGAAAGAGGAGGTCGTGGCCGCAGAGGTTCTTCTGATGATGCAAGAGACTCTCGTGATTCTCGTGGAAAGGGAGGACGTGGAAGCCGTGGTGAATCTCGTGGCGGCAGAAAGTCTCGCCCTCAGGAGGATACAGGCGATTGGCGCCAATTCTTCCAGAACAACGACAATGTGAAGTTCAAGGGCGAGGAGCCAAATTTCGAGGAAGAAGGTTGGGCTCGCCGCAGACCTAAGAAGAAATAA
- a CDS encoding beta-glycosidase, producing MKKTVLIACLGLVSLGLQAQSISLAGEWNVELGKSGSVFAKSKRALQGEAQRAILPGTIDTNRLGFAPKDTMETTHLTRLYAYKGAARYSRTINIPKDWKKKPVELFLERTRPTWVYVDGELVDSCNFISTPQRYLLPKKVKPGKHLLEIVVDNGRGVPDQVYGSSHAYTEDTQTNWNGIIGRIELQLASSVESKSAETLTGAIPSRSVASPSALQMPDFAKDFHIEGAHFYANGHRIFLRGKHDAAVWPLTGHVEMSVEGWMKYLGTCKEYGINHVRFHSWCPPEAAFVAADSLGIYLQPELPFWGSFDKKDERLMAFLHQEGENILREYGHHPSFRMMALGNELWGDIDKMKEFVDDFRKIAPDKYYTFGSNYYLGYQGIKEGMDYFTTCRIGGEGWGKYNTHTRGSFSFADAYDGGMINHFHPNSTMNFDEACDKAGIPIISHETGQFQTYPDYREMKKYTGVLHPYNFEVFRRRLAAAGMLSQADDFHKASGLWSVKLYKADIEMDLRTKNMAGFQLLDIQDYPGQGSAFVGILDAFMESKGITTPEEWRQWCSPVVPLLEMKKFCFEDGEKIQAKVKVANYGGSSLKGKKLKWHLAAENGLFCMDDGTYSTKDGEVRKNVGDLMAEDEGVLNIFSYDEGLVDVGELNGVFHVQKPTKLLLTLNIEGTEARNSYELWAYPKKAMEKKGVIIAKDLNEEVVKVLEKGGKVLWMPTASSHFVAADDTLSQADNATPYTVGGLFQTDYWNYRMFKTICENNKKKVSPGTLGILTNPEHPIFKGFPTEMHTNWQWFPVIKESHPLVLDNFAKDYRPIVQVIDNIERNHKLGLVMEWKVGAGKLLVCMSDLEKAAKYPEGKAFYQSVIDYMRSADFDPSAEITVDELKKKLAEKPRQVSLKELNNISQY from the coding sequence ATGAAGAAAACTGTTCTTATCGCTTGTCTGGGACTGGTAAGTCTGGGCTTGCAAGCACAGAGCATTTCGCTCGCTGGTGAATGGAATGTGGAGTTGGGAAAGAGCGGTAGTGTTTTTGCCAAGAGTAAGCGTGCCTTGCAGGGTGAGGCGCAGCGTGCCATCCTTCCCGGTACCATCGATACGAACCGTCTGGGATTCGCTCCGAAAGATACGATGGAAACAACGCATCTTACGAGACTCTATGCCTATAAAGGAGCTGCAAGATATTCCAGAACCATCAATATCCCGAAGGACTGGAAGAAGAAGCCGGTAGAACTCTTCCTGGAACGTACCCGACCGACATGGGTGTATGTGGATGGAGAACTGGTGGATTCCTGCAACTTCATCTCTACTCCTCAGCGCTATCTTCTGCCAAAGAAGGTGAAGCCGGGCAAGCATCTCCTGGAAATCGTGGTGGATAATGGAAGAGGTGTGCCTGATCAGGTTTACGGTTCCAGCCATGCTTATACAGAAGATACGCAGACCAACTGGAATGGAATTATCGGAAGGATAGAACTCCAGCTAGCCAGCTCTGTAGAGAGCAAATCTGCAGAAACTCTAACAGGAGCAATCCCTAGCCGTTCTGTAGCTTCTCCTTCCGCCCTTCAGATGCCTGATTTCGCCAAGGATTTCCATATCGAAGGCGCTCACTTCTACGCCAATGGTCATAGGATATTCCTCCGTGGCAAGCACGATGCGGCTGTATGGCCGCTGACGGGACATGTAGAGATGAGCGTGGAAGGCTGGATGAAGTATCTCGGAACCTGCAAGGAGTATGGAATCAACCATGTGCGCTTTCATTCCTGGTGTCCACCGGAGGCGGCTTTCGTGGCAGCGGACAGTCTGGGAATCTATCTCCAGCCGGAGCTTCCTTTCTGGGGTTCTTTTGACAAGAAGGATGAAAGGCTGATGGCATTCCTGCATCAGGAAGGCGAAAATATCCTCAGAGAATACGGTCATCATCCTTCTTTCCGAATGATGGCGCTGGGTAATGAACTCTGGGGCGACATCGACAAGATGAAGGAGTTTGTGGATGATTTCCGCAAGATTGCGCCAGATAAATACTATACCTTCGGAAGCAATTACTATCTCGGTTATCAAGGAATAAAAGAAGGAATGGATTACTTCACCACTTGCCGCATCGGAGGCGAGGGATGGGGCAAATACAATACTCATACCCGTGGTTCCTTCTCGTTTGCCGACGCTTACGATGGCGGAATGATCAATCATTTCCATCCTAATTCTACGATGAATTTTGATGAGGCTTGCGATAAGGCAGGAATCCCAATCATCTCTCATGAAACAGGCCAGTTTCAGACCTATCCTGACTATCGGGAGATGAAGAAATACACCGGAGTGCTTCATCCTTATAACTTTGAAGTGTTCCGCCGCAGGCTGGCTGCTGCCGGAATGCTTTCGCAGGCAGATGATTTCCACAAGGCTTCGGGCTTATGGAGCGTGAAACTCTATAAAGCCGATATAGAAATGGATCTTCGCACCAAGAATATGGCGGGCTTCCAACTGCTCGATATTCAGGATTATCCCGGTCAGGGAAGTGCTTTCGTAGGCATCCTCGATGCTTTCATGGAGAGCAAGGGAATCACTACGCCCGAGGAATGGCGCCAGTGGTGCTCGCCTGTGGTTCCTCTGCTGGAAATGAAGAAGTTCTGCTTCGAGGACGGCGAGAAGATTCAGGCTAAGGTAAAGGTAGCCAATTATGGTGGTTCTTCGCTGAAGGGCAAGAAACTGAAATGGCATCTGGCTGCCGAGAACGGATTGTTCTGTATGGATGATGGAACTTACAGCACCAAGGATGGTGAAGTGAGAAAGAATGTGGGCGACTTGATGGCAGAGGATGAGGGAGTATTGAACATCTTTTCATACGATGAAGGTTTGGTGGATGTGGGTGAACTGAATGGTGTCTTCCACGTGCAGAAACCTACCAAGCTGCTTCTTACATTAAACATTGAAGGAACAGAGGCGAGAAACTCCTACGAACTTTGGGCTTATCCGAAGAAGGCGATGGAAAAGAAGGGCGTCATCATAGCCAAGGATTTGAATGAGGAAGTGGTGAAAGTCTTGGAAAAGGGCGGAAAGGTGCTTTGGATGCCTACGGCTTCCAGCCATTTTGTGGCTGCCGATGATACGCTTTCGCAGGCAGATAATGCTACTCCTTATACTGTTGGCGGACTCTTCCAGACCGATTACTGGAATTATCGCATGTTCAAGACCATCTGTGAGAACAACAAGAAGAAGGTTTCTCCAGGAACCCTGGGTATTCTTACGAATCCGGAACATCCGATATTCAAGGGATTCCCTACGGAAATGCACACCAACTGGCAATGGTTCCCTGTCATCAAGGAATCGCATCCGCTGGTGCTTGACAACTTCGCCAAGGATTATCGCCCGATTGTTCAGGTGATAGATAATATCGAGCGGAATCATAAGTTGGGTTTGGTGATGGAATGGAAGGTGGGAGCCGGAAAGCTTCTCGTCTGCATGAGCGATTTGGAAAAGGCTGCCAAATATCCGGAAGGCAAGGCTTTCTATCAGAGTGTAATTGATTATATGCGCTCTGCCGATTTCGATCCATCTGCAGAAATAACGGTGGATGAATTGAAGAAGAAACTCGCCGAGAAGCCTCGTCAGGTTTCATTGAAGGAGCTGAATAATATCTCGCAGTATTAG
- a CDS encoding S46 family peptidase produces MKKKATVLIASIMAFCGINTAHADEGMWTIYNLPNAVYEMMQREGFSMTYDQLYNGENALKNAVVNFSGYCSGVVVSPDGLVFTNHHCGFEAIRSHSTVEHDYMLNGFFAKSYAEELPNENMFVSFMVEQKDVTDKVMSLGYEKLDNKKRDELIDSLENEMTQEAKKNDSTLHITVQPFYEGNKWYATTYRDFTDLRLVFTVPKSMGKFGGDTDNWMWPRQTCDFSVFRIYADPKTNGPAAYSKDNVPYHPKRWAQVSLQGYKDGDYAMTMGYPGSTERYLSSYGIQTMRDAENAPRAQVRGVKQEVMQKHMRADEAVRIKYDSKYASSSNYWKNAIGMNKCIDSIGIVNLKREYETRLRAWQDTAKAANDLAHKVDFDKLAKLYKESADVKYAWTNFSESFTRRSNIEFSTRAIKLQTNMEVKGPEKNKKKQYHEFEDNSAEWDMALDKEVLATLLKNYKEHVDAKWLPKFYKTIDAEFGGNYAKYVDYLWEKSLIMKKGAKLYFNKKGYEKDPGVSFGMDLNDVYGDFAAQMGSINDSIAEQEKYLCAAKLRMEEDMPHYSDANFTMRLSYGQVGGFDLGGKPSGYYTTAESIVEKMKKGDKVIDYYAEPIMHELLSEKDFGKYQDKTTGKMQLCFLTNNDITGGNSGSPMFNGKGELIGLAFDGNWDSLSSDINFDKRLARCIGVDIRYVLYLMDKWGHADRLLKEINAK; encoded by the coding sequence ATGAAGAAAAAAGCAACGGTCCTTATCGCCTCTATCATGGCGTTCTGCGGAATCAACACCGCTCACGCTGACGAGGGAATGTGGACGATTTACAACTTGCCTAACGCTGTGTATGAGATGATGCAGCGCGAAGGCTTCAGTATGACTTACGACCAGCTCTACAACGGCGAGAACGCCCTGAAGAATGCTGTGGTAAACTTCTCTGGCTATTGCTCGGGCGTAGTCGTTTCTCCAGACGGTTTGGTATTTACCAACCACCATTGCGGTTTCGAGGCTATCAGAAGCCACTCTACCGTGGAGCACGACTATATGCTCAACGGTTTCTTTGCTAAATCATACGCAGAGGAATTGCCTAACGAGAATATGTTCGTAAGCTTCATGGTTGAACAGAAGGATGTAACCGATAAGGTGATGAGCCTCGGATACGAGAAACTCGACAACAAAAAGCGTGATGAACTCATCGATTCTCTGGAGAATGAGATGACCCAAGAGGCGAAGAAGAACGATTCTACCCTCCATATCACCGTTCAGCCTTTCTACGAGGGCAACAAGTGGTACGCTACTACTTACCGCGACTTCACCGACCTGCGTCTGGTTTTCACCGTGCCAAAGTCTATGGGTAAGTTTGGTGGCGATACAGACAACTGGATGTGGCCTCGCCAGACCTGCGACTTCTCTGTATTCCGCATCTATGCTGACCCTAAGACCAATGGTCCTGCTGCCTACAGCAAGGACAATGTGCCTTATCATCCTAAGCGTTGGGCTCAGGTTTCTCTCCAGGGTTACAAGGATGGCGACTATGCGATGACCATGGGTTACCCAGGCAGCACAGAGCGCTATCTTTCAAGCTACGGAATCCAGACCATGCGCGATGCTGAGAATGCACCTCGTGCCCAGGTTCGTGGCGTAAAGCAGGAGGTGATGCAGAAGCACATGCGTGCCGACGAGGCTGTCCGCATCAAGTACGACAGCAAATACGCCAGCTCTTCCAACTACTGGAAGAATGCCATCGGTATGAACAAGTGTATCGACTCTATCGGCATCGTTAATCTGAAGCGTGAGTACGAAACCCGTCTCCGTGCTTGGCAGGATACAGCCAAGGCTGCCAACGACCTCGCCCACAAGGTAGATTTCGACAAGCTCGCCAAACTCTACAAGGAGAGCGCAGACGTGAAGTATGCCTGGACCAACTTCTCTGAATCTTTCACCAGAAGAAGCAACATCGAGTTCTCTACCCGTGCCATCAAGCTCCAGACCAACATGGAAGTGAAGGGTCCTGAGAAGAACAAGAAGAAGCAGTATCATGAGTTTGAAGATAACTCTGCAGAATGGGATATGGCGCTCGATAAGGAAGTGCTCGCTACCCTCTTGAAGAACTACAAGGAGCACGTAGATGCCAAGTGGTTGCCTAAGTTCTACAAGACCATCGACGCTGAGTTTGGCGGCAACTACGCCAAGTATGTGGATTATCTCTGGGAGAAGTCGCTCATCATGAAGAAGGGCGCCAAGCTCTATTTCAACAAGAAGGGATATGAGAAGGATCCAGGCGTAAGCTTCGGTATGGATCTGAACGATGTATATGGTGATTTCGCTGCTCAGATGGGCAGCATCAACGACAGCATCGCCGAGCAGGAGAAGTATCTCTGCGCTGCCAAGCTCCGTATGGAGGAAGACATGCCTCACTACAGCGACGCAAACTTCACCATGCGATTGAGCTACGGTCAGGTAGGCGGTTTCGACCTCGGTGGCAAGCCATCTGGTTATTACACCACAGCCGAGAGCATCGTAGAGAAGATGAAGAAGGGCGACAAGGTAATCGATTACTACGCTGAGCCTATCATGCACGAGCTCCTCTCTGAGAAGGATTTCGGCAAGTATCAGGATAAGACGACTGGCAAGATGCAGCTCTGCTTCCTCACCAACAACGATATTACCGGCGGTAACTCTGGTAGCCCTATGTTCAACGGCAAGGGTGAGTTGATTGGTCTTGCCTTCGATGGCAACTGGGACAGCCTCAGCTCTGACATCAACTTCGACAAGCGCCTGGCTCGCTGCATTGGTGTAGATATTCGCTATGTGCTCTACCTGATGGATAAGTGGGGACACGCAGACCGCCTCTTGAAGGAGATCAATGCAAAGTAA
- a CDS encoding Fic family protein produces the protein MNKDNINEFASFDEYLRQGEPSQKESAENWKTAIGLQAVDGLQPSAYLIDVAKRNIEGEISLDETRKLIDSYYQSKTVRTPKDEEEEEADKVSANIAKILASKTFAFNTNGYVSLHRRIFEGVFKHAGEIRQYDISKKEWVLEGDSVNYLNWEDLRRALDWDIEQEKNFSYKGLTDDEKIEHIAKFISGIWQIHAFREGNTRTTAIFTIQYLRSLGYEVNNEMFAKHSWYFRNALVRANYRNIQKGIDYSPIYLVRFFRNLLLKDGWVLKNRYLHIQPTDDWKEQPNLNSQTGSGQKKNFINKEGEENVPSSSQTCPKFVPSSSQVEELIIRINKDYLSIGDIMNLFGLKNRTRFRKEYITPALAEGALEMKYPNTPRHPRQQYRMTELAKTWKEGYEKKNK, from the coding sequence ATGAATAAAGATAATATCAACGAGTTCGCATCCTTCGATGAATATCTTCGACAAGGAGAACCTTCGCAGAAGGAAAGCGCCGAGAACTGGAAGACGGCTATCGGATTGCAGGCTGTAGATGGGCTGCAACCGTCGGCGTATCTCATAGATGTGGCTAAGCGAAACATCGAAGGGGAAATCTCTCTGGACGAAACCAGAAAACTGATTGACTCTTACTATCAGAGCAAGACGGTCCGCACACCTAAGGACGAAGAAGAGGAAGAGGCAGATAAGGTTTCAGCTAACATCGCGAAGATTCTCGCCAGCAAGACCTTTGCCTTCAATACCAACGGATATGTTTCCCTGCATCGAAGAATATTCGAGGGAGTATTCAAGCACGCAGGAGAAATCCGCCAGTATGATATTTCCAAGAAAGAATGGGTGCTCGAAGGAGATTCCGTAAACTACCTGAATTGGGAAGACTTGCGAAGAGCATTGGACTGGGATATTGAGCAGGAGAAGAACTTCTCATATAAAGGTCTGACGGATGATGAGAAGATTGAGCATATTGCCAAATTCATTTCAGGCATCTGGCAAATCCACGCATTCAGAGAGGGAAACACCCGAACCACGGCAATTTTCACCATCCAATATCTCCGTTCGTTAGGATATGAAGTGAACAACGAAATGTTTGCCAAACACTCCTGGTATTTCCGCAATGCCCTGGTTCGTGCCAACTATCGAAACATTCAGAAAGGCATAGATTACTCTCCTATCTACCTGGTTCGTTTCTTCAGGAACTTACTCCTAAAAGATGGTTGGGTTCTCAAGAACAGATATTTGCATATCCAGCCGACTGATGATTGGAAAGAGCAGCCGAACTTAAATTCCCAAACAGGAAGTGGACAGAAAAAAAACTTCATAAATAAAGAAGGAGAAGAAAATGTCCCAAGTTCATCCCAAACTTGTCCCAAGTTCGTCCCAAGTTCGTCCCAAGTAGAAGAACTCATTATACGTATAAATAAAGATTATCTATCCATCGGTGATATAATGAACCTGTTTGGATTAAAGAACAGAACAAGATTTAGAAAGGAATACATTACCCCAGCCCTAGCCGAAGGAGCCTTGGAGATGAAATATCCAAACACCCCAAGACATCCACGCCAGCAATATCGGATGACAGAGCTGGCAAAGACTTGGAAAGAAGGGTATGAGAAAAAGAATAAATAA